A window of Gambusia affinis linkage group LG03, SWU_Gaff_1.0, whole genome shotgun sequence contains these coding sequences:
- the LOC122827733 gene encoding tumor necrosis factor ligand superfamily member 15-like produces MEEENSCRCDYEGGAEAEAESCLLCQKSRHIQLHRERHRRRMAQFVAAALLLLLCGILAVFLTLRLERPCDCATDSQTKSESDSQSSGVAEKLQQPQSAQRLPSAMLTAPYGNNTNGRYLLWQHTLGEAHIDGGFSYSNGSLTVPRKGLYRVFLQALYDVESSDCGGSTFLVLSSWLYVFRQGDGKDRPLLTAVDTVACKHTVKKSLFTSGIFKLDINDKLHVTSSHPNLMRKNDFQSFFGAQLVFDDWSVSGS; encoded by the exons ATGGAGGAGGAGAACAGCTGCCGGTGTGACTACGAGGGAGGAGCGGAGGCAGAGGCAGAGTCATGCCTTCTGTGCCAGAAGAGCCGACACATTCAGCTCCATAGGGAAAGGCACCGACGACGGATGGCCCAGTTTGTGGCAGCGGCGCTCCTTCTGCTGCTTTGCGGAATTCTGGCGGTATTCCTTACGCTCAGACTAGAGAGGCCGTGCGACTGTGCTACTGACAGTCAG accAAGTCTGAGTCTGACAGCCAGTCATCAG GTGTTGCTGAAAAGCTGCAACAACCTCAAAGTGCACAGAGGCTTCCGAGCGCCATGTTGACAG CTCCATATGGTAACAACACGAATGGAAGATATCTTCTTTGGCAACACACATTAGGGGAGGCGCACATTGATGGAGGTTTCAGTTACTCCAACGGGAGTCTGACGGTGCCCAGAAAGGGCCTCTACAGAGTCTTCCTGCAGGCCCTCTATGATGTTGAGAGCAGTGACTGTGGTGGTTCAACTTTCCTGGTGCTCTCTAGCTGGTTGTATGTCTTCAGACAAGGTGATGGAAAGGACCGACCGCTCCTGACAGCAGTGGATACAGTGGCTTGCaagcacactgtaaaaaaatctCTCTTCACATCTGGCATATTTAAGCTGGATATTAATGACAAATTACATGTAACGTCTTCTCATCCAAACCTTATGCGTAAAAATGATTTCCAGTCATTCTTTGGCGCTCAGCTCGTGTTCGATGATTGGTCAGTTAGTGGCTCCTGA